Proteins encoded by one window of Salvia splendens isolate huo1 chromosome 5, SspV2, whole genome shotgun sequence:
- the LOC121804504 gene encoding scarecrow-like protein 8, whose amino-acid sequence MSSGFPGGGRDFFTGGGGMNGSYTTNQQQQFPFRSPLSGILPDPASQIWRPDLIRKRSLAEFQQQSQQGLEFYLRNVKMRPNFHHANPLSPISPVDFPTVPSSLPDSRYGLPVLHRQRLQPLSIFNRNSGNVIFSAAAEVSGQDTEKKMMNHRLQELEKELLGDEDDGDGDEVSVVTHSEWSDTIQNLIGVNKAPISPSPTSSSSSCSSTSASPPNPSTKQSLIDAAAAISERNPAAAGEIITRLQQLSSPRGSSEQRLTAFMISALKSRLSTTDHPYSASELYSKEHKLSTQMLYEVSPCFKLSFMAANLAILNAASEQGFDKIHVVDFEIGEGGQYMHFLHALAGTKRAAALKITAFDDDNSGDEKLKIVGERLSTLAEKIGVEFDFSVKKLIPAELGRENLGVKSDEALAVNLAFKLHSLPDESVTTDNLRDELLRLVKGLSPAVATVVEQEMNANTAPLAVRVRESCEHYGAVLESLEATVARGNPDRARIEEAVGRKIGNAVACEGRERVERCEVLGKWRARMGMAGFEAVPMGRPVADSLRGKLNSGTRGNPGFTVTEQAGGIGFGWMGRTITVASAWR is encoded by the coding sequence ATGTCTTCCGGATTTCCCGGCGGCGGACGGGATTTCTTCACCGGCGGCGGGGGAATGAACGGTAGCTACACCACCAATCAGCAGCAGCAGTTTCCGTTCCGATCGCCGCTCTCTGGAATCCTTCCCGATCCTGCTTCTCAGATCTGGCGGCCGGATTTGATCAGAAAGCGATCACTAGCAGAATTTCAGCAGCAGAGCCAGCAAGGTTTGGAGTTCTACCTACGGAACGTGAAGATGAGGCCAAATTTTCATCATGCAAATCCTCTTTCCCCTATCTCTCCGGTCGATTTCCCTACGGTTCCGTCCAGTTTGCCGGATTCGCGGTACGGACTGCCGGTGCTTCACCGGCAACGGCTGCAGCCTTTGAGTATTTTTAACAGAAACAGTGGAAATGTTATTTTCTCGGCTGCGGCGGAGGTTTCCGGTCAGGATAcggagaagaagatgatgaatcATCGGCTGCAGGAGCTGGAGAAGGAGCTTTTAGGAGACGAAGACGACGGAGATGGAGATGAGGTCTCCGTCGTCACCCACAGCGAGTGGTCAGACACGATCCAGAACCTAATCGGCGTTAACAAAGCCCCTATTTCACCATCTCCgacttcttcctcctcctcgtgCTCCTCCACGTCAGCATCTCCTCCGAATCCTAGCACCAAACAGTCTCTAATCGACGCCGCCGCAGCGATCTCAGAAAGAAATCCGGCCGCCGCAGGCGAAATCATCACGCGCCTCCAGCAATTGTCCAGCCCTAGGGGCAGCTCGGAGCAGCGCCTCACCGCTTTCATGATCTCCGCTCTCAAATCGCGCCTCAGCACCACCGATCATCCTTACTCCGCATCGGAGCTCTACAGCAAGGAGCACAAACTCTCCACGCAAATGCTGTATGAGGTCTCCCCGTGCTTCAAGCTCTCTTTCATGGCCGCAAATCTCGCAATCCTCAACGCCGCCTCGGAGCAGGGGTTCGATAAGATCCACGTCGTCGATTTCGAGATCGGAGAGGGCGGACAGTACATGCATTTCCTCCACGCGCTCGCCGGAACCAAACGCGCCGCCGCGTTAAAAATCACCGCCTTCGACGATGATAACTCCGGCGATGAGAAGCTGAAGATCGTCGGGGAGAGGCTGAGCACATTAGCGGAGAAAATCGGCGTCGAATTCGATTTCTCAGTGAAGAAACTGATCCCCGCGGAATTGGGCCGCGAAAATTTGGGGGTAAAATCAGACGAAGCCCTAGCCGTGAACTTGGCGTTCAAGCTCCACAGCCTCCCCGACGAGAGCGTGACGACGGATAATCTCCGAGACGAGCTCCTCCGCCTCGTGAAGGGGCTGTCCCCGGCGGTGGCGACGGTGGTGGAGCAGGAGATGAACGCCAACACGGCGCCGCTGGCAGTGCGGGTGAGGGAGTCGTGCGAGCACTACGGCGCGGTGCTGGAGTCGCTGGAGGCGACAGTGGCGCGGGGCAACCCGGACAGGGCGAGGATCGAGGAGGCGGTGGGGAGGAAGATCGGGAACGCGGTGGCGTGCGAGGGGAGGGAGAGGGTGGAGAGGTGCGAGGTGCTGGGGAAGTGGAGGGCGAGGATGGGGATGGCCGGCTTCGAGGCCGTCCCGATGGGTCGACCCGTGGCGGACTCGCTGAGGGGGAAGCTCAACTCGGGGACACGTGGCAACCCGGGGTTTACTGTGACTGAGCAAGCCGGCGGGATCGGGTTTGGCTGGATGGGACGGACGATCACCGTCGCTTCTGCGTGGcgttga
- the LOC121804750 gene encoding rRNA 2'-O-methyltransferase fibrillarin 2-like — MVATTPTRGGRGGFRGGRGDGGGRSGGRGGFGRSGGRGGDFGGRSSGMKRGGGRGAGGRGGRGGRGGRGGPGMKGGSKVVVEPHRHDGVFIAKGKEDALCTKNLVPGEAVYNEKRVSVQNEDGTKVEYRVWNPFRSKLAAAILGGVDNIWIKPGARVLYLGAASGTTVSHVSDLVGPEGVVYAVEFSHRSGRDLVNMAKKRTNVIPIIEDARHPAKYRMLVGMVDVIFSDVAQPDQARILALNASYFLKAGGHFVISIKANCIDSTVPAEAVFAQEVKKLQAEQFKPAEQVTLEPFERDHACVVGAYRVPKKQKAGA, encoded by the exons ATGGTTGCCACAACACCAACCCGAGGAG GACGCGGAGGGTTTAGGGGCGGCCGAGGTGATGGCGGCGGAAGAAGCGGCGGACGCGGCGGATTTGGCAGAAGCGGAGGTAGGGGCGGCGATTTCGGCGGAAGAAGCAGCGGAATGAAGCGCGGAGGTGGTAGAGGCGCCGGAGGTAGAGGCGGGCGTGGTGGCAGAGGTGGAAGAGGAGGACCGGGGATGAAGGGCGGAAGTAAGGTCGTGGTTGAGCCACACAGACACGACGGTGTTTTCATTGCTAAGGGGAAGGAAGATGCTCTCTGCACGAAAAATCTAGTGCCTGGTGAAGCCGTCTACAACGAGAAGAGGGTTTCTGTTCAG AACGAAGATGGAACCAAGGTTGAATACAGAGTCTGGAATCCCTTCCGTTCGAAGCTGGCTGCTGCAATTCTAGGCGGAGTGGACAATATTTGGATT AAACCTGGTGCACGTGTTCTTTACCTTGGTGCTGCTTCCGGAACAACTGTTTCTCATGTTTCTGACCTTGTTGGACCT GAGGGTGTGGTGTATGCGGTTGAGTTTTCACACAGAAGTGGTAGGGACTTGGTGAACATGGCTAAGAAACGAACCAATGTTATCCCCATCATTGAAGATGCAAGGCATCCGGCTAAGTATAGAATGCTTGTTGGGATGGTTGATGTTATTTTCTCCGATGTTGCTCAGCCTGATCAG GCAAGAATTTTGGCTCTAAACGCCTCATATTTCCTTAAAGCTGGTGGCCATTTCGTCATATCTATCAAG GCTAACTGCATAGATTCAACTGTTCCCGCTGAGGCCGTCTTTGCGCAAGAAGTGAAGAAATTGCAGGCCGAACAATTCAAACCCGCAGAACAGGTTACTCTGGAACCTTTTGAGCGTGACCATGCTTGCGTGGTTGGAGCTTATCGTGTCCCGAAGAAACAAAAGGCCGGCGCTTAA